From one bacterium genomic stretch:
- a CDS encoding 2-oxoacid:ferredoxin oxidoreductase subunit beta: MSTAIDSTAKLTRKDFESDQEVRWCPGCGDYSILAQTQKVLPDLGVPREKFVMVSGIGCSSRFPYYVNTYGLHSIHGRAPAVASGVKLSNPDLFVWVITGDGDGLSIGGNHLVHCMRRNVDLKIILFNNKIYGLTKGQYSPTSELGKKTKSTPMGSIDYPINPIHLALAAEATFVARSLDVDTKHLVEILQRVAKHKGAAFVEVFQNCNIFNDGAFRNFTDREIRDDRMIAIQHGKPLIFGKDHDKGLVLKGIKLEVVKLGNGVSEFDLLVYDEEDPDPTLAYLLSGMSYPDFPVPVGVFRNIRKPTYDEMMLGQVEKSINLYGKGDLEKLFNAGDTWVVE; the protein is encoded by the coding sequence ATGAGCACAGCAATTGATTCAACTGCAAAATTAACGCGAAAAGATTTCGAATCCGATCAGGAAGTGCGATGGTGTCCCGGATGTGGCGACTATTCCATCCTTGCGCAAACGCAAAAAGTGTTGCCGGATCTTGGGGTGCCACGTGAAAAATTCGTCATGGTTTCCGGCATCGGTTGTTCCAGCCGTTTTCCGTATTACGTTAATACTTACGGACTTCATTCGATTCATGGTCGCGCTCCGGCGGTCGCGTCCGGGGTTAAGCTCAGCAACCCGGATCTCTTCGTATGGGTAATCACCGGCGATGGGGATGGATTGAGCATCGGCGGAAATCATCTCGTGCATTGCATGCGCCGCAATGTCGATCTGAAAATCATTCTGTTCAACAACAAGATCTATGGATTGACGAAGGGACAGTACTCGCCGACTTCCGAGCTCGGAAAAAAAACGAAATCCACTCCGATGGGTTCCATCGATTACCCGATCAATCCGATTCATCTTGCGCTTGCTGCTGAAGCGACTTTTGTTGCTCGATCCCTGGATGTGGATACAAAACATCTTGTGGAAATTTTGCAGAGAGTCGCCAAACACAAAGGAGCAGCTTTTGTAGAAGTATTTCAAAATTGCAACATCTTCAATGACGGCGCTTTCCGGAATTTTACCGATCGAGAGATTCGTGATGATCGCATGATCGCCATTCAGCATGGCAAACCGTTGATTTTCGGAAAAGATCATGACAAAGGTCTTGTCTTGAAAGGAATAAAACTGGAAGTGGTGAAGCTTGGTAATGGCGTCAGCGAATTCGACCTTCTTGTGTACGATGAAGAGGATCCGGATCCCACTCTGGCTTATCTGCTGTCCGGCATGAGCTATCCTGATTTTCCTGTGCCGGTGGGAGTATTCCGAAACATTAGAAAGCCCACGTACGATGAAATGATGCTGGGCCAGGTGGAAAAGTCGATCAATCTGTATGGCAAGGGAGATCTCGAAAAACTTTTCAATGCGGGCGATACCTGGGTGGTGGAATGA
- a CDS encoding 2-oxoacid:acceptor oxidoreductase subunit alpha, with the protein MPVKDRKDVQTVTIRFAGDSGDGMQLTGTQFTNTSAVFGNDISTLPDFPAEIRAPAGSLPGVSGFQVNFSSRDIKTPGDEPNVLVAMNPAALKVNVADLESGGILIVNSDAFTEGNLKKAGYAKNPLEDGSLSGYRLFSLPITSLNANALAECKLTKKDVDRCKNFFALGLMYWLYDRPMKQTLDWIDAKFKKNLEVAKANTLALKAGYYYGETTEMFTTHYQVPKASLTPGKYRNIMGNEATAIGFVTASALANVPLFYASYPITPASDILHELSRHQNFGVKTMQCEDEIAAISAAIGASFAGNLGLTGTSGPGICLKSEGINLAVMTELPVVIVDVQRGGPSTGLPTKTEQADLLQAMFGRNSESPVAIIAPATPGDCFYMAIEAWRIAIKYMTPVLYLSDGYLANGSEPWKIPKVEDLPKIEVRFRTEAEGYFPYLRDEATLSRPWAIPGTPGLEHRIGGLEKQNITGNVSYDPDNHMRMVELRAEKIARIANDIPDLQVFGEPEGEVLVVGWGGTFGAINAAVEEVQARNLPVSSIHLRYLNPFPKNLPDILGRFEKILVPELNLGQLSWLLRAKFLVPTIPFSKVKGKPFKISEIVDKIEEVLES; encoded by the coding sequence ATGCCCGTAAAAGATAGAAAAGATGTGCAAACAGTCACCATTCGTTTTGCCGGTGATTCCGGCGACGGCATGCAGCTGACCGGCACACAATTTACAAATACTTCTGCAGTTTTTGGTAATGACATCAGCACACTTCCCGATTTTCCTGCGGAAATCCGGGCGCCTGCCGGATCGTTGCCCGGTGTAAGCGGATTCCAGGTCAATTTCAGCAGCCGGGATATCAAGACTCCCGGAGATGAGCCAAATGTTCTGGTGGCGATGAATCCAGCGGCTTTGAAAGTGAACGTAGCCGATCTCGAATCGGGCGGTATTCTGATCGTAAATTCCGATGCATTTACGGAAGGGAATTTGAAAAAGGCGGGCTATGCAAAAAATCCACTGGAAGACGGCTCCCTTTCCGGTTATCGCCTCTTTTCTTTGCCGATCACTTCCTTGAATGCGAACGCGCTCGCGGAATGCAAGCTAACGAAGAAAGATGTCGACCGCTGTAAGAACTTCTTTGCACTGGGTTTGATGTACTGGCTGTATGACAGGCCGATGAAGCAAACCCTGGATTGGATTGATGCGAAATTCAAGAAGAATCTCGAGGTTGCGAAAGCGAACACTCTGGCGCTGAAGGCCGGTTATTACTACGGCGAAACAACAGAGATGTTCACCACGCATTATCAGGTGCCGAAGGCTTCGCTAACACCTGGAAAATATCGTAACATTATGGGAAATGAAGCGACCGCGATCGGTTTTGTGACCGCTTCCGCGTTGGCCAACGTCCCGCTCTTTTATGCAAGTTATCCGATCACTCCGGCAAGCGATATTTTGCATGAACTTTCGCGCCATCAGAATTTCGGCGTAAAGACAATGCAGTGCGAAGACGAAATCGCCGCGATCTCAGCGGCAATCGGCGCTTCGTTCGCGGGCAATCTTGGTTTAACTGGCACAAGCGGCCCGGGAATCTGTTTGAAATCGGAAGGAATCAACCTGGCCGTCATGACCGAACTGCCGGTGGTGATAGTGGACGTCCAAAGAGGCGGGCCGAGTACTGGACTGCCTACGAAAACGGAGCAAGCAGATCTGTTGCAGGCAATGTTCGGTCGGAACAGCGAATCACCCGTTGCCATCATCGCTCCTGCAACTCCGGGAGATTGTTTTTATATGGCGATCGAAGCATGGCGCATTGCGATTAAATATATGACGCCGGTTTTGTATCTTTCAGATGGTTATCTGGCAAATGGATCAGAACCCTGGAAGATTCCAAAAGTGGAAGATCTTCCGAAAATTGAAGTTCGGTTTCGAACGGAAGCGGAAGGATACTTTCCTTACTTGCGCGATGAAGCAACTCTGTCCCGGCCATGGGCGATTCCCGGAACGCCGGGTTTGGAACACCGGATCGGTGGATTGGAAAAACAGAACATTACCGGAAACGTTAGTTATGATCCGGACAACCACATGAGGATGGTGGAATTGCGCGCTGAAAAAATTGCCAGGATCGCGAATGATATTCCGGATCTTCAAGTTTTCGGCGAGCCGGAAGGGGAAGTCCTCGTGGTTGGTTGGGGCGGTACCTTCGGCGCAATTAACGCAGCGGTAGAAGAAGTTCAGGCACGCAACTTGCCTGTCTCCAGTATTCACTTGCGCTATCTCAACCCGTTTCCTAAAAATCTTCCAGATATCCTTGGCCGCTTTGAAAAAATTCTTGTTCCCGAATTGAATCTTGGACAACTCAGCTGGTTGCTTCGCGCAAAATTCCTGGTTCCTACAATTCCGTTTTCCAAAGTAAAAGGGAAACCATTTAAGATTTCTGAGATAGTCGACAAGATTGAGGAAGTGTTAGAGAGCTAA
- a CDS encoding CBS domain-containing protein — protein MREQEIQTKRIRHLPLDQATYIESGTLLTEVVDLMRKEHASCVLICKEKRCIGIFTERDYLTKVLSTAADRKRPVDEFMSSPVKTLSPDDTVGQAISIMNQFGFRNVPLVDAKGKCTGLLQIRNIIQFLAELYPEEILNVQLRREPFEQTDGA, from the coding sequence ATGCGCGAACAAGAAATTCAAACCAAGCGAATTCGTCATCTTCCGCTCGATCAGGCTACCTACATTGAATCGGGAACTCTTTTAACCGAAGTGGTCGATCTCATGAGAAAAGAGCACGCCAGTTGTGTGCTTATTTGCAAGGAAAAACGCTGCATAGGCATTTTCACGGAACGGGATTATTTGACCAAAGTTTTGAGTACAGCGGCTGATCGCAAACGACCTGTTGACGAGTTCATGAGCTCACCAGTCAAGACTCTTTCCCCTGATGATACGGTCGGCCAAGCAATCAGCATCATGAACCAGTTCGGCTTTCGGAACGTTCCCCTGGTGGATGCAAAAGGGAAATGCACCGGCCTTTTGCAAATCCGGAACATTATTCAGTTCCTGGCCGAGCTCTATCCGGAAGAAATCCTGAACGTACAGCTTCGTCGGGAACCTTTCGAGCAAACTGACGGTGCGTGA
- a CDS encoding (2Fe-2S)-binding protein — protein MMGPPEEPDSDIYEPYSRLIPIYYKGKEYQVPENNTLLRVLQYLNSEVAYGNFCWNGDCRNCQIIIRRDAESQEVTALGCLTKVVPGLHIIKLPLGVTIEPSW, from the coding sequence ATGATGGGACCGCCGGAAGAGCCAGATAGTGACATTTACGAACCTTATTCGCGGCTGATTCCCATTTACTACAAAGGAAAGGAGTATCAGGTACCGGAAAACAACACTCTGCTCCGGGTGCTTCAATACTTGAATTCCGAGGTGGCGTATGGTAACTTCTGCTGGAACGGCGACTGCAGAAATTGTCAAATTATCATTCGCCGCGATGCGGAAAGTCAAGAAGTGACTGCTCTCGGGTGCCTGACAAAAGTTGTCCCGGGCCTTCATATTATTAAACTACCGCTTGGGGTGACGATCGAACCTTCCTGGTAA
- the folE gene encoding GTP cyclohydrolase I FolE, which translates to MKDLIEQILREVGEDPSRDGLKRTPERVEKALRFFTKGYSEDPHALLNTALFVEDYDEMVIVKNIDLFSMCEHHLLPFFGKCHVAYIPRRKIVGLSKIVRLVEMFSRRLQVQERLTSQIADTIHESLNPYGVGVVIEAMHLCMMMRGVEKQNSVAITSSMLGTFRTHVETRMEFMELIKGKPSV; encoded by the coding sequence ATGAAAGACTTGATTGAGCAAATCCTGCGTGAAGTGGGTGAGGACCCTTCGCGAGATGGACTGAAGCGCACTCCGGAGAGAGTCGAGAAAGCGCTTCGTTTCTTCACGAAGGGCTATTCTGAGGATCCACACGCGCTTCTAAACACTGCTCTCTTCGTCGAAGATTACGACGAAATGGTCATTGTCAAAAACATTGATCTTTTCAGCATGTGCGAGCATCATCTGTTGCCATTTTTTGGAAAATGCCATGTCGCGTACATCCCCCGCAGGAAAATAGTAGGACTCAGCAAGATCGTGCGATTGGTGGAGATGTTCAGCAGGCGGCTGCAAGTGCAAGAACGGCTAACTTCACAGATTGCAGATACGATTCACGAATCGTTAAATCCCTATGGAGTGGGAGTGGTCATTGAAGCGATGCACCTTTGCATGATGATGCGCGGAGTTGAAAAACAGAATTCCGTAGCCATCACATCTTCCATGCTCGGCACTTTCCGCACTCATGTTGAAACGCGAATGGAATTTATGGAGCTGATCAAAGGGAAACCGTCTGTATAG
- a CDS encoding DUF4190 domain-containing protein, whose translation MFSLILGILSFICCGPFSGIPGAILGKMEMDAIKQGRAPESNMGMAKAGFWISIIGSALYVLGFILALLFGFLSSLTDLY comes from the coding sequence ATGTTTTCCTTGATTCTCGGAATCCTCAGCTTTATTTGTTGTGGACCTTTTAGCGGCATCCCCGGCGCCATTCTTGGAAAAATGGAAATGGACGCTATTAAACAAGGCCGCGCACCGGAATCCAATATGGGAATGGCGAAAGCCGGATTCTGGATCAGCATCATCGGCAGCGCGCTCTACGTTCTCGGTTTCATCCTCGCTCTTTTGTTTGGATTTCTCAGCAGTCTCACGGATTTGTATTGA